Genomic DNA from Magnolia sinica isolate HGM2019 chromosome 4, MsV1, whole genome shotgun sequence:
TAACAACATGAGTGCACATGAACAAAAGCAATAAATCTACATGCTTTCAGACACACTACTGACAATATATTTCAAGGTCATCATCAAAAAGCCATACATGACAGTTTCAACCTGTTTCGTGTTCCTTTCTTTAGACTAGCACACCATGAAAGAATAATTTACAATCCTCCCTATGCTGAGGGCTTAGAATCCTTGTCTACATCTGGGGGTTTTTAGAAAGAATCAGTAGAAAATACAAACCACAACCATGGCAAGTCTATGTTGGGCAACTATACATAAATATGGGTCCCccattgaatatcaaaaacttatGTAAGAGATCAAAAGGTACATCAAATGACAAGCAGAAAACAAAGGCAAGGCAGCTGAACATACCATCTCAGTTATTCGTTTGAGCTGCTCGTCATATGATCTATACATCTGATCCTTCAATTCTGATATCTCCTGTTTGGAGTACCCCTTCAAagcctcaacctcttccttttGCCTATGCAACCTTATAGCTCCTTCCTGTTAAACCATTATTGCGTCAAAAATCACTTAATCCAGATTGTGAAAGTATCATCTTTTGTATGAATTAAGAAACATCTTCACCTTGAGTTCCTTGAAAACCTTATCAGTGTATGGACGTCCGCCATTTTCTTCTACGACAATGTGTACCAAGGAGAGTAGTTCTTGGACTTGTTCATTCCGCTTTGCTTCATCTCTAGTTTTGTTATCAAAAAGCACAACTCGGTTTTTACACAGCTGGAGAAGTTTCTGCATTGGCATCAGCAACAAGTATAAAGTGCAAGTATTAGCATCAGAAGGGCGTGTGCACGTAAAACTCATATAAGTGCACCATTGTACATGAACATGCAAGCACACACATCCATGCAAATTGAAACCCAGGAATTGAATCAAATATCCGAAGAGAATTTGAATTTCAAGAAAATGCACATTGAGAATAAGAGTTTCTGTTCTTCATGATCAGTAAGTATTGCTTACTCCATATAAGTCAAGAGAATTCTGGTGAATCTGATACATTAAACATTTCTAGCATTTCCAAGTTGACTACTACATGTGCCACTTACAAGGTTTGATCGATTGAGTTTTATGCTCTCAAACTCCAAATACTTGaactagaaaataaaataaataaaaagattccAACAAAATACCTGGAAACTGTGGAAAAGAGATTTCCAACATTCGTAAAACATCTCAACCAGATGTTATAGGGGATCTCAAACCAACAAATCAATAAGCTATCCCACAATCACAAATTAAGCACTTGATCAAAAATAACAATAAGCATCTAACATATAAAATAGATTAAAAGATCAATAATTGATCAAAGAAAGATTAGAAGATTAATACTTCAACAGATTCTTTGTGGAGTTAAAAATGGAACACTGGGACCCAAACCAATTGACTTCCAACAAAGAAACACCATAAATTTGATGAATGAGTCCAATAATATATAGCTTACTCGAGACAACGATTGCCTTGCATCTTGTACTAGAGAATTTTGAATATGGAAAAGGCTTAATGATTGCTGTGTCaaatccacttttttttttccttcttttttttgctATCTAAACAACACAAAAGGAAGGTCACACCAATGGGAAGTCATTTTCATTTCctacctttttctttcttttcctgcTGTCCAAACAGGCTGTAAGCTCTATTTCTTACCACATACAGTTACAGGAAAATCAGATCTGCATGCATACAGCACGTGTCAGCAGAGATCTAGGTCGTTCACCAAGTAGGGTGCACTTTAAACATGTTATATTCTAAAAATCAGGGTAGCACACTCATAAAGTGAGCAACCCATGTGAGTTGAAAACGGATTGTTCAAATTCTTTTTCCTGATGGCCCTTTCTTCTTATACAAGTTTGATCTGCCTGACTGGTGGACGAACACTATTTTTGGCCTATGGCATACTCACGGTGTATCCTGCTTGATGGATGGACTCCAGATCTCTAATACGTTTGTCTGCTTGATTTCTGGTTCGGGTGCCATCCCCACCAGATATGCCCTCATATATGTGGTCAATTGGTTAATTGGAAAGGATCCGTTTTTAATTCGATCGGGCAAAATGCCCTACAAAATGGGTGGTTATTTGATAGGCTTGATACTCTGCCagcatatgacacttgatacacaggcaccccGAAATGGTACCTGTGCATACATTAAATCAAACTAAAGCAACTAAATTGTAGAAAACTGTTGCTAAttaacagtcccaaaatcagattggtaaatcaatcctaacctctgatttgtggacattaCCTATTGAAATAAGAccactggatatttttcattttaaactgtacaataaataactaccaaTCTGGTAACCAGATAATCAGACATAATTTTGGGTTTATTGTACATCTACACTGGAATCCATGATTTcgacagtttaatttgatttaattgtatGCCATATATGCAATTTTTTAATTGTATGCCATCTAAACTGCATGtgtatctatcatccaaccaAGGCTATCAAACGAAGTGCTAAAAATGAAATTGTCCACAACCCAAAATGAAGAGAAAGAAATCAAATGTTTAAGATCATTGATCAATTTGATTTTAACTAGCCATTCACATGGCCATGGTTTGAATGCTCCCACTTCTCCTTCAAGCTTATATTCTCTCCATTGTAttgttaagtttatgttaatTGATTCATCAGTTTACACCAATATCTTATAACTCTATgcaaaataaaccaaaataaaacTGCATAGAGTAGAATAATGTGATTATTTCTTTGAAAGGTAAGAATAATGTGATTATAATTCTCTAATTTGAAAAGGGAAAAGTGAAAGGTTGAAAATGAAACTGTccacaataacaataacaataaaaaaCTTCCTTTAGGTGTGTCCATGGTGCGGATAATGACGCTAACAATTATAAGAGGTGATCAACCAACTAGCATAGTGACTAGAGAAGTATTGAAAATGTAAAATTGGACCTGTAAAGGCTCAGGACACTCTCGACCCAGATAATCTTCCAATGTTTCATCATTCTCTTCGAGTTCATCTCCACCAGTGAATACTacaatcatgtaatcattaattttATCTCCAAAAAAGGTTCGCAAGCTCTCAAATGCAGACTCTTCTTCTTTGGAAAAGCGAGTCCTAACTGAAAAAACCACAAGAACCGCATGAATCCCATCCTTGGCCAAATTAATACATTTGACGATCTCTCTGCCAATGAAATCAGATCCCGCTGAGAAATCAAATAGCCCTGCAAAAAGAATGCAACGTTTGTAATTCCCCAACACAAGCATATTAATACCATGACATGGTTTAATGAAAAAAGACCAGACACCAGAAGAAAAGGCCTGCTCCAGTAGTACCAGTGCAGTAGTACTAAGCAGATGCGAGCTCACATGATGTGTGCAGGACatctgatccaatccatccatcagatgtgtgAGCTCATGCCCCCAACTtgagaaactcaggtgggccacatcatagggtatGAGATGGGAGGGAACGCCCGCCCTTTATTTTTAGCAAACCCCACCTGAGTTGTAAAACAGCCTGATTTTGAGCCTGATGCTTCATCCAGCCAAATAAAGGGTCTGAATAGCCTGGTTTGCAGAGGAACTACATGGTGGACATCACATTCAAATTAACAGTAGACATCCAATCTCAACTTGTTCTctttggtgtgccccacctgagttttttgtTGGGCTTATTATTGCATAATGTATGTACCTTGAGGTCACGCATCTGATGGAATGGGTTAGatgtaatatatacatcacgtggggcccacttctgtgCAATACCACCATAGATTacagtggtaccagtaccactggAGCACGTGCCCCAAATGAATACTAAACTGTTTATCAGACTAGAATGACATTTACAGAAACGACCATATCAGAAAACTTTATCAGTGTCAAATAATGCACCTACATACTTTAAATCTTCTTTTTCAAAACAGTGATAAAAAGTCAGGCCACTGTGTTCAAGCCAAAGTGAGTACTTTGGGGGAAAAACATAAATGCAACAAAACAGTTACTTTAATTAAAGTGCCTAGAGAAGATAATAAATTAGTAAGTTAGCCATGCATAGAAAGCACCACAAGATCAAAGAAAGCTTCAGTCTTGAAGATCATAACTACATCTCCATTGAAGTGCTTACTTAATGAAAAAGAAACCTACTGATATACACTAATCTAGAGTTGTTAAACCCAGATGCTCCACAAGTGCCAACATGGCACGTGTGCATCAACTAGGTTGTTCATCAGACAGCCCCATGATTATGCCCTGGCCCTAAAATTAAGCACATCAGCTCATCAGGGGGACAACAGATGCATGTCAGCAAGTAGCATTCGTCTTCTACCAGAATCTTGCTATTGCTTTTTGCCATCATACAAAGAATACCATCAAACCATGAACTTTAAACCATTGCAACATATATTGTGTCATTACTGACTACCTACTAGGCTATTAGTTTTTATGATGCAATAAAAGAAAACAAGGTGTGACGAGATTATGCAAATAGACATACCAGGAGTGTCAATAACGTTCACGACATGACCATCTTTTAGAACAGTTCTCTGCAATTCACAAGTACTGGTAACACCTGAAGAACTGGCTCTTGACTTGAAAGCTTTCTGCCCAAGGATGCTATTTCCAGTCGCACTTTTCCCATTGCCCGTTCGTCCGACCAAAACAACAGTACTAACCGCGTTGGAGGGGGCAGTTAGCTCCCAATCATCATCCATCAAGCTTCCACCACGACTTCCACCCATTTTTCAACTGAAACAAATCAATTACATGCAAGAAATGTTAATTTTAATAtgtaaaattagaaacaaaaaatGAGCAATGAGCATCACCATCTGTCTATCTCGTCATTACaggagaaaattaaaaaaaaaaattctagatgcagatgttgacctGATGACAAAGCTTTTAGTGTAAAGTAGAGAAAAGCTGTCTTAATTGCAACTATGCACAACCCATGCATATAACCGAGTTGTAATTAATGGTGCATTTAGATGTTCAGTTGAATCGAATTGCCATACGTTAACCAACTGTAGAATAGAGGTGGCACCACTTCGATTCACAATGATGACCAGCCCCTAAATATAATCACACTCAGCAGAACTGTTGTTTGGAAACTGCTGTAGAGAACTAAATTCTCTTTCATAAACAACTTCCTCATCACCATTATCTAAGCCTTCCAAACTAATTGAGGCTGCCTGCACAAATTCTGTTCCGCAATTCCACTCTACCAACGACCATATCCCcagttaaaccataggttatCAAATCTCTTCATACCGCCTCCACCCATGTACACATGGGCCTTCCCCTTTTTCCTTTCATAGCCTTCGACTTGAACCACTTCACTCCTTTAAGCCGGTGCAATGCTTGGTCTCCAATGCACATTGCCAAACCATTTAAGTCAACTTTCCCTTGAATgtgttcatttctaattctatccttcctcatcttgccacattcatctcaacatcctcatttcagctaaacttgttctatgaacatgttgttcctccaAAATTATGTCCCATAAATCATGGTCAGTCTTATAGTTGTCCTATAAAATCTACCCTTTAGTTTTGACTGGTATGTGGCGATCatataaaactccaaaggcacatttccacttcatccacccagcTCTAATCCGATTAGCAAAATCCTTCACAATCTCTCTGTTCTCATGAATCACTGACCCAAGATATCGGAAGTCATCATTTTAGGTAATCCTTGACCATCaatcttaaccaattcctcatttCCACTCCTACCATTACTAAAATAGTATTTTATATGCTTTGCATTGTCCTAATGATTTTAAAACCTTAAGAATATAAAGCATCCCTCTCTAGTTCTTGCTTTGCATTCCCCCTCCCTTGTTTCATCAATCAAAACGATACCAtcagcaaacaacatacaccacagGACCTTTTTCCTGTAAATAAGGCTAGCAGTGGATTGGGCTTGGGCccaacaaaaacaaaattttgaataaggccGGCCCATAGACCAGCCCAACTAGTTCAAAATCTAGGCCCGCACCCAGCCCATTGCCAGTTCTACCCATAAATGCGTAgttaactcgtccataaccaatgcaaaaaagATACCAACTCAATGCCAACCCCTGGTGGAAGCCCAATGTAATTGGAAAATCACTTCTCTTCTATATTCTTCACATTAGTTACCATTCCCTCATGTATGTCCTTAACCATGTTTATATCCTCTTAATACTCCCTTCTTTCCCAAAACCCACCAAATTACTCTATAGGTACCCTAGAGTATGCTTTCTCTAAAACAATAATGACCatatggagatcctttctccttTCACCAAACTTCAACAATTTTCTAGGTAAGAAAATAGCCTTGATGGTTGCCCTCCCTAGCATAAATCCAAGCTGATTTTCTTATACATTTGTCCCATGGATtcatctttgctcaatcactctcccaaagtttcatacTATGACTCACTATTTTTATCTCGCGATAGCCAGCGCATCTTtgtatgtctcctttattcttgtAAATAGTAACACGGTATTTTTCCTCCATTCGTCTGACATTTTCTACATTCTTGTAATCTTGTTGAACAATTTATTCAATCAAAATAAGCCACTCCACTGTGCACTTCCAAGCCTCTACCGATATTCTATATGGTCTTAGGGTCGTCCCATCTAAATATTTCTCAAAGCTTTTTCCACTTTAAATATTATAAACCTACAAAAGTATCTATGCTATCCGGCATCATTTGAGTTTATGATTCTTTCTATACCTATATGCTCCTAGAGTGCTCATCACTTAACAAGTTTTAGAAATGACTTCTCCACCTTTCATTAATTTTGTCATATTAAGGACCTATTTGGATTAAGGGTAAACTAGGGAAAGCATTCAGTTTGTGCTTGCTTAGGAAGCGAAGAGAAAACTGTCTTTGCCTTTCACACCTTCTTTTAAatggctttttttcttttcttttttccggGGGATGGGGGGTGTCCATTATAGCATTTCTTCCCAAACACTTTCAAGACTTTTCTTTAGTAGTGATGTCAGTTTACCATCCGCTTGTCACAATTTTCCTTTCCCTTGCGTGTACCTAATTTACCCCCAATCCAAAAAGGCGATAACCAATACCCTTTGATCATTGCTCCTcatgcatctaacatgatctaggtGCCTACAATTCCTCTggacatctttctcaccttctcttgtcCCAAATCTATTATACAAGTCATCAAATGCCTTAAGTTTAGTCTCGCTACCACTCTTAACGTTCATTTTTGGCATTTCTataaccttcttcttcttttttctgcaGTTTTTGTCCCTTGTCAAGCCTTGTAACATGATCATTTCCCATTAATAGCCTTTTGGACCTCATCATCCAACCACTAAGTTTCATTATAAGAGTGTCTTTTCTCTTTAAATACTCATAAAACTTCTTTTGCCACTTTCTTGACACACTCAGCCATCCCATCCACATATCATTACTTTTTTCCTCAACATTCTACTTTCCTtctttaattaattcattcttaAATAACACCGACTTCTGTCTTTTTAACTTCCATCACCTTCTTCTTGGATGCCTATTAATTTCACTTACTTCCATCTCTTAATGTAAACATCCATAACCACTAGCCTATGTTGCAGTGTCAAATTATCTCCTGGTATAACCTTGAAGTTATTACATATTGATCGTTATGTCTTCCCAAGTAGAAAGAGGTTTATATGTCTAATAAATCACTTTTAATGATTATTAAATGCCCATCTTTCTTTTCTCAAGTATGTGTTTGCAATTGCAAGATCATATGCCATAGCGACAAGGATAGCATCTCCCATCTCATTTCTATTCCTAAAACCATATCTTCAATGTACCATTTCATTTGATCCATTATCGTTTACTACACAACCATTTAAGTCCCCTCTTATAATATCATCTCTTCATTTGGATTCCTTGAGTCAGTCCAACCACCTCCCCCTTGAATGGTCTCTTAATTCAATCCTATAATCCTAGTTGCATTGCATTTGCACTAATGGCATTGATCATCTCCTCTcccaataaaaaattattaatcaaAGCATATCGCCTACTTTCTTAACATCTACAACTCTATCCTTTAAACATTCTTCAATTTCTTAGCTTTTATCCCTTTTCACTTAGTCTCTTGTAAGAAAGCATTCCATGTGGCGAGAGGAATCCTATTCTTCTAGTCTAGCTTCTTCACCCGCAATCATCCAACATGCCGCAAGAACCCTTCCTACTTTCACAGCAACCAGGGTTTGTTGCAACATGTCACTTCTAAGGTATGTCATAGCCAACCATTGCCCATCTCTCACTGCACCCTGCCAGTGCAACGCATCGCTTATAGGGAACACCCTAGCATGAGCCTTAAATGCCATGTCAAGAATATTGAGAAGGATATGGCAAATTTTTACGCCAGCTGCCTACCCCACACAGTTGCCCATCTCTCACCGCACCCGGGTGCCAGTGCAACACATCGCTTGCAGGAAACGCcttggcatgagcctaaaatgccATGTCAAAAGTACTGAGTAGGATATCGCAAAGTTTTACACCAGCAGCCTacctgacacaaccctccttCATCCAAGTTGGGACCAACAATGAGAATGCAAAGACGGACATTGACGGAGTTAAGTAGACAACTTGTGGATAATTAAATTCTCTTAATTAACAACTTGCAAAGAATACAcaccgatccaaagctcaaatggtagactgagtgaagataaccttgtttcaacactgaggtcttggtatcgattcccaagtgcggtgtggctaacagtgggaTGTGTACTAATGTGTTAACCTTTAACAAAAAAAGTTCTCTTTTAGTTCATATATTTGAGAATAAATCATCATTAATGCTAGATGAACTGGTCACCCACAACCATGGCACAACTTGCAGTATCATACCATCTTTCCTATAGACATGCCACTTGCATAGGAAATCATTCCACAAATACAAGAACAAGAATAGGTCCTAGATCTATAGTGAAAGCTACAATTAAGGAGGTACTGACAGAACTCAAACTTCAGGTTTTTCTGCCAGTAATTACACTCTGAATTTGGGCAGAAAAAAACGACTGGCTGCCATGAAATTAATAAGCCCCAACATGAAGATCATCCTTATCaagaatcaggctgatccactcactAGGTGGGCTACACCTCTATGTTGAACCAGACTGTCAATTGCCCCTTAACTCCACTGGTGTAGCCACCTAATGAGAGGGCTGGCCTAAATCA
This window encodes:
- the LOC131242800 gene encoding immune-associated nucleotide-binding protein 9; protein product: MGGSRGGSLMDDDWELTAPSNAVSTVVLVGRTGNGKSATGNSILGQKAFKSRASSSGVTSTCELQRTVLKDGHVVNVIDTPGLFDFSAGSDFIGREIVKCINLAKDGIHAVLVVFSVRTRFSKEEESAFESLRTFFGDKINDYMIVVFTGGDELEENDETLEDYLGRECPEPLQKLLQLCKNRVVLFDNKTRDEAKRNEQVQELLSLVHIVVEENGGRPYTDKVFKELKEGAIRLHRQKEEVEALKGYSKQEISELKDQMYRSYDEQLKRITEMVESKLRETTQRLEKQLAEEQAARLEAEKLAHVAQMKSSDEIRQLRESLERARQETEDLRKQAESGRCAIL